The Catenulispora sp. GP43 genome includes a region encoding these proteins:
- a CDS encoding carboxymuconolactone decarboxylase family protein: MTESTRPLGGRLPLADPAALAPAQRELYDQLIGTWVAFTDKLGIRSTTEDGRLIGPFNALLLHPEVTAKLLEFQAAESANTGLSPSVREVVIIVLGFVYAADYELYAHKIVARTAGLADDHVVALAGGDIPEGLGEHEKLAARLTLAMATRRHIDEELYQEAESAFGAKGLFDIAAVMGVYHTVCTMLTLFEVPAP; the protein is encoded by the coding sequence ATGACCGAGTCCACCCGCCCGCTCGGCGGACGGCTGCCGCTGGCCGACCCGGCGGCGCTCGCCCCGGCCCAGCGCGAGCTCTACGACCAGCTGATCGGCACGTGGGTGGCGTTCACCGACAAGCTGGGCATCCGGTCCACGACCGAGGACGGCCGGCTGATCGGCCCGTTCAACGCGCTGCTGCTGCATCCCGAGGTGACCGCGAAGCTGCTGGAGTTCCAGGCCGCCGAGTCGGCGAACACCGGCCTGTCGCCGAGCGTGCGCGAAGTGGTGATCATCGTCCTGGGTTTCGTCTACGCCGCGGACTACGAGCTGTACGCGCACAAGATCGTCGCCCGGACCGCCGGACTGGCCGACGACCACGTCGTGGCCCTGGCCGGCGGGGACATCCCGGAGGGCCTGGGCGAGCACGAGAAGCTCGCCGCGCGGCTCACCCTGGCTATGGCGACGCGCCGCCACATCGACGAGGAGCTGTATCAGGAGGCCGAGTCGGCGTTCGGGGCGAAGGGCCTGTTCGACATCGCCGCCGTGATGGGCGTCTACCACACGGTGTGCACCATGCTCACCCTGTTCGAGGTCCCGGCGCCGTAG
- a CDS encoding aromatic acid exporter family protein → MARIRGWAASLAPYRNDPVVMWTLRATAAAVIAYAVAVELSSQPGPLTAPLTALLVVQVTLYSTITTGIRRVIAVVAGVLIAIGFSVVVGLSWWSLGLIILAALTIGQFIHVGEFVNEVAISAMLVLGVTQLASQAWDRVLETLIGAGVGLLFNVLLAPPVWVDPAAESIVGLARRTRNLLLSIGEELDNPVPVHRAADRLHEARRLDQAVADVDAALRQAEDSLRLNPRISEGLLTRLVLRTGLDTLEICVVVVRVLARSMTDLAKRREEDEALFPADTAQALQELLADVGAALVSYAVLVTTQVSGDAEQAENRLAAELSAAWDHREPVARLLLESVQEHPYAWQLYGSLLAEIDRMLDEMDLEHRSQRLMEELDRAAAERHARKERLARVKRFVRTGRLGREAG, encoded by the coding sequence ATGGCGCGGATCCGGGGCTGGGCGGCGTCGTTGGCGCCATACCGCAACGACCCGGTGGTGATGTGGACGCTTCGCGCCACCGCCGCGGCGGTGATCGCCTATGCGGTGGCGGTGGAGCTCAGCTCGCAGCCGGGCCCGCTGACCGCGCCGCTGACGGCGCTGCTCGTCGTCCAGGTGACCCTGTACTCGACGATCACCACCGGGATCCGGCGGGTGATCGCGGTGGTGGCCGGCGTGCTGATCGCCATCGGGTTCAGCGTCGTGGTCGGGCTGTCCTGGTGGAGCCTGGGCCTGATCATCCTGGCCGCGCTCACCATCGGCCAGTTCATCCACGTCGGCGAGTTCGTCAACGAGGTCGCGATCAGCGCGATGCTGGTCCTGGGCGTGACGCAGCTGGCGTCCCAGGCCTGGGACCGGGTGCTGGAGACCCTGATCGGCGCGGGGGTGGGACTGCTGTTCAACGTCCTGCTCGCCCCGCCGGTCTGGGTGGACCCGGCCGCCGAGTCGATCGTCGGGCTGGCCCGCCGTACCCGGAACCTGCTGCTGAGCATCGGCGAGGAGCTGGACAACCCGGTCCCGGTCCACCGGGCCGCCGACCGGCTCCACGAGGCCCGCCGGCTCGACCAGGCCGTCGCCGACGTGGACGCCGCGCTGCGCCAGGCCGAGGACAGCCTGCGCCTGAATCCGCGGATCAGCGAGGGCCTGCTGACCCGCCTCGTGCTGCGCACGGGGCTGGACACGCTGGAGATCTGCGTGGTCGTGGTGCGGGTCCTGGCCCGCTCGATGACGGACCTGGCCAAGCGGCGCGAGGAGGACGAGGCGCTGTTCCCCGCCGACACGGCGCAGGCGCTGCAGGAACTGCTGGCCGACGTCGGAGCGGCCCTGGTCAGCTACGCGGTGCTGGTGACGACCCAGGTCAGCGGCGACGCCGAGCAGGCGGAGAACCGGCTGGCCGCGGAGCTGTCGGCGGCTTGGGACCACCGGGAGCCGGTGGCCCGGCTACTGCTGGAAAGTGTCCAGGAGCACCCTTACGCGTGGCAGCTGTACGGATCGCTGCTGGCCGAGATCGACCGGATGCTGGACGAGATGGACCTGGAGCACCGGTCCCAGCGGTTGATGGAGGAGCTGGACCGGGCCGCGGCGGAACGCCACGCGCGGAAGGAGCGGCTGGCGAGGGTCAAGCGGTTCGTGCGGACGGGGCGGCTGGGTCGTGAGGCGGGCTGA
- a CDS encoding PAS domain S-box protein, which produces MNAVPAEAELPQARPDRSSRCTCGATDVTHDHGAWDEKRFRELLESAPDAMVIVDGTGLIQLVNAQTEQLFGYARAELLGQPVELLVPNRFRERHTAHRSDFAEGPQARPMGAGLDLYGLRKNGTEFPVEISLSPLQADGGRLYSAAVRDVSDRKAAEQRFRELLESAPDAMVIVDGIGLIQLVNAQTEQLFGYDRIELLGRPVEVLVPDRFRERHTAHRSGFAEGPQPRPMGAGLDLYGLRKDGTEFPVEISLSPLQADGGRLYSAAVRDVSDRKAAEKKVHELAAIASSSQDAIITKTLDGRITFWNDAAERLYGYSGAEAIGRHISLLAPPGREPEIADLLRRLAAGEKIEHFEAMRMAKDGRMLHVDTTLWPVREPEGTIVGASAIVRDVSEIKRTQLQLRTLYEQQQHIALTLQRSLMGTPTPIPGLETASRYLPATVGAGVGGDWFDLIPLTDGRAGVLIGDVMGRGLDAAAVMGQLRSAANALARTGMPPGQLLGYLDAVVADLPDQMATCCYLVIDPDTGQTVLSSAGHLPVLVIDPDGADGYWLPAPVSVPLGVGDITHRESQVTIPSGAVLALYTDGLIETPRSDIEHQIGALTRTLAACAAEGLPLDKTAEAVVAELLDDVGDPGDDVTLVLIRTPPTPTASAAVDLPSAADAVPAGRRYVEATLRSWNCTDPDTCDATVLLASEVLANAVRHGHGPIRLRLLRTPAHLTVEVTDHSTRRPRCLNAGVDAESGRGLSLVDAIAADWGVRPTNNGKTVWFSVSSA; this is translated from the coding sequence ATGAATGCAGTCCCCGCGGAGGCCGAATTACCTCAGGCGCGCCCGGATCGCAGCAGTCGTTGTACCTGTGGTGCCACTGATGTCACCCACGACCACGGGGCCTGGGACGAGAAGCGGTTCCGGGAGCTGCTGGAGTCCGCACCGGACGCCATGGTGATCGTCGACGGCACGGGGCTGATCCAGCTGGTCAACGCCCAGACCGAGCAGCTGTTCGGCTACGCGCGCGCCGAACTGCTGGGGCAGCCGGTGGAGCTGCTGGTCCCCAACCGCTTTCGCGAACGGCACACCGCGCACCGCTCGGACTTCGCCGAAGGTCCCCAGGCACGGCCGATGGGTGCCGGCCTGGACCTGTACGGCCTGCGCAAGAACGGCACCGAGTTCCCGGTGGAGATCTCGCTGTCGCCACTGCAAGCCGACGGCGGCCGCCTGTACTCCGCCGCCGTCCGCGACGTCTCCGACCGCAAAGCCGCCGAGCAGCGGTTCCGGGAGTTGCTGGAGTCCGCGCCGGACGCCATGGTCATCGTCGACGGCATAGGACTGATCCAGCTGGTCAACGCCCAGACCGAGCAGCTGTTCGGGTATGACCGCATCGAACTGCTGGGCCGTCCCGTCGAGGTGCTGGTCCCCGACCGCTTCCGCGAGCGGCACACCGCGCACCGCTCGGGCTTCGCCGAGGGCCCGCAACCGCGGCCGATGGGCGCCGGGCTGGACCTGTACGGGCTTCGCAAGGACGGGACCGAGTTCCCGGTGGAGATCTCGCTGTCGCCACTGCAAGCCGACGGCGGCCGCCTGTACTCCGCCGCCGTCCGCGACGTCTCGGACCGCAAGGCCGCCGAGAAGAAGGTCCACGAGTTGGCCGCCATCGCCTCGTCTTCCCAGGACGCGATCATCACCAAGACACTGGACGGCCGGATCACCTTCTGGAACGACGCCGCCGAACGCCTCTACGGCTACTCCGGTGCCGAGGCGATCGGCCGGCACATCTCGCTGCTCGCCCCGCCCGGGCGCGAGCCGGAGATCGCCGACCTGCTGCGGCGCCTGGCCGCGGGCGAGAAGATCGAGCACTTCGAGGCCATGCGGATGGCCAAGGACGGCCGGATGCTGCACGTGGACACCACGCTGTGGCCGGTCCGCGAGCCGGAGGGGACGATCGTCGGCGCGTCGGCCATCGTGCGGGACGTCTCGGAGATCAAGCGCACCCAGTTGCAGCTCAGGACCCTGTACGAACAGCAGCAGCACATAGCCCTCACCCTGCAGCGCAGTCTGATGGGCACCCCGACGCCGATCCCGGGCCTGGAGACCGCCAGCCGCTACCTGCCGGCCACCGTCGGCGCCGGCGTCGGCGGGGACTGGTTCGACCTGATCCCGCTGACCGACGGCCGGGCCGGGGTGCTCATCGGCGACGTCATGGGCCGCGGCCTGGACGCCGCCGCGGTGATGGGCCAGCTGCGCTCGGCCGCCAACGCCCTGGCCCGCACCGGGATGCCGCCCGGGCAGCTGCTGGGGTACCTGGACGCGGTGGTGGCCGACCTGCCCGACCAGATGGCGACGTGCTGCTACCTGGTCATCGACCCGGACACCGGCCAGACGGTCCTGTCCTCGGCGGGCCACCTGCCGGTCCTGGTCATCGACCCGGACGGAGCCGACGGCTACTGGCTCCCGGCTCCGGTCTCGGTGCCGCTGGGCGTCGGCGACATCACGCACCGCGAGTCGCAGGTCACCATCCCCTCCGGCGCGGTGCTGGCGCTGTACACCGACGGGCTGATCGAGACGCCCCGCAGCGACATCGAGCACCAGATCGGCGCCCTGACCCGCACCCTGGCCGCCTGCGCCGCCGAGGGCCTGCCCCTGGACAAGACCGCCGAGGCCGTCGTCGCCGAACTGCTCGACGACGTCGGCGACCCCGGCGACGACGTCACCCTGGTGCTGATCCGGACCCCGCCGACGCCGACGGCCTCGGCCGCCGTGGACCTGCCCTCGGCCGCCGACGCGGTCCCGGCCGGACGCCGCTACGTCGAGGCCACCCTGCGCTCCTGGAACTGCACGGACCCCGACACCTGCGACGCCACCGTGCTGCTGGCCTCCGAGGTGCTGGCCAACGCGGTCCGGCACGGCCACGGCCCGATCCGGCTGCGCCTCCTGCGCACCCCCGCCCACCTCACCGTGGAGGTCACCGATCACAGCACCCGAAGACCCCGGTGCCTGAACGCCGGGGTCGACGCCGAGTCCGGCCGCGGGCTGAGCCTGGTCGACGCCATCGCCGCGGACTGGGGCGTGCGGCCGACGAACAACGGGAAGACGGTGTGGTTCTCGGTGTCGAGCGCTTGA
- a CDS encoding trehalose-6-phosphate synthase translates to MGVTTVRGAEFLVVANRLPVDLERLEDGTERWRASPGGLVSALEPFLRSRKGAWVGWSGQPDLDVEPFEDEGLSMHPVRLSAADIRDYYEGFSNATLWPLYHDVVVKPVFERAWWDRYVEVNQRFADAAAAAAGKGATVWVQDYQLQLVPAMLREQRPDLRIGFFLHIPFPPVELFMQLPWRSEIVRGLLGADLVGFQMPLGAQNFLWLTRRLLDLEPTRAAVKMRSHPGSVPFEGRQIRVGAFPISIDAASFDAMSRQPHITERARQMRADMGDPKHLLLGVDRLDYTKGIDVRLRALRELLVAKRVDPESVAMVQLATPSRERVDQYKVMRRSIEEQVGGLNGEFGRVGRPVVHYLHQPVDREELVALYCAADVMVVTPLRDGMNLVCKEYVATRRGLDGVLVLSEFAGAANELTGAVLVNPHDPDGVARGLEQALTMDPMEERSRMRTMHRQVMTHDVDRWARSFLDFLDPDSAGTGGAEAAH, encoded by the coding sequence GTGGGAGTGACTACGGTGCGCGGTGCGGAGTTCCTGGTGGTCGCCAACCGGCTGCCGGTCGATCTGGAGCGGCTCGAGGACGGGACCGAGCGCTGGCGGGCGAGCCCCGGCGGCCTGGTCAGCGCGCTGGAGCCGTTCCTGCGCAGCCGCAAGGGGGCCTGGGTCGGCTGGTCCGGCCAGCCCGATCTGGACGTCGAGCCGTTCGAGGACGAGGGCCTGTCGATGCACCCGGTGCGGCTGTCCGCCGCCGACATCCGGGACTACTACGAGGGTTTCTCCAACGCCACGCTCTGGCCGCTCTACCACGATGTCGTGGTCAAGCCGGTGTTCGAGCGGGCCTGGTGGGACCGGTACGTCGAGGTCAACCAGCGCTTCGCCGACGCCGCCGCGGCCGCCGCGGGCAAGGGCGCCACGGTGTGGGTGCAGGACTACCAGCTCCAGCTGGTCCCGGCCATGCTCCGGGAGCAGCGTCCGGACCTGCGCATCGGCTTCTTCCTGCACATACCGTTTCCGCCGGTGGAGCTGTTCATGCAGCTGCCCTGGCGCAGCGAGATCGTGCGCGGGCTGCTGGGCGCCGACCTCGTCGGGTTCCAGATGCCGCTGGGAGCCCAGAACTTCTTGTGGCTGACCAGACGCCTGCTCGACCTGGAGCCGACCAGGGCCGCGGTGAAGATGCGCAGCCATCCCGGGTCGGTGCCGTTCGAGGGCCGCCAGATCCGGGTCGGGGCCTTCCCCATCTCCATCGACGCCGCGTCTTTCGACGCGATGTCGCGGCAGCCTCACATCACCGAGCGCGCCCGGCAGATGCGCGCGGACATGGGGGACCCGAAGCACCTGCTGCTCGGCGTGGACCGGCTGGACTACACCAAGGGCATCGATGTTCGGCTGCGGGCCCTGCGCGAGCTGCTGGTCGCCAAGCGGGTGGATCCGGAGAGCGTGGCCATGGTCCAGCTGGCCACCCCGAGCCGGGAGCGCGTCGACCAGTACAAGGTGATGCGGCGCAGCATCGAGGAGCAGGTCGGAGGGCTCAACGGCGAGTTCGGCCGGGTCGGCCGCCCGGTCGTGCACTACCTGCACCAGCCGGTGGACCGGGAGGAGCTCGTCGCGCTGTACTGCGCGGCCGACGTCATGGTGGTCACGCCGCTGCGCGACGGGATGAACCTGGTCTGCAAGGAGTACGTCGCCACCCGGCGCGGGCTCGACGGGGTGCTGGTGCTGTCCGAGTTCGCCGGCGCGGCGAACGAGCTGACCGGCGCCGTGCTCGTCAATCCGCACGACCCCGACGGCGTCGCCCGCGGCCTGGAGCAGGCGCTGACGATGGACCCGATGGAGGAGCGGTCGCGGATGCGGACCATGCACCGGCAGGTGATGACCCACGACGTGGACCGGTGGGCGCGCTCGTTCCTGGACTTCCTGGATCCCGACTCGGCCGGGACCGGCGGCGCGGAGGCGGCGCACTGA
- a CDS encoding UTP--glucose-1-phosphate uridylyltransferase yields MTQAIRRAVIPAAGIGSRLLPLTKAIPKEMLPVGDRPVIEHTVRELVASGITDITIVVSGGKDLIQQHFRPNPALVDQLHAENKHAYAKAVQDVAELALAGHITYLDQQGPYGNGTPVLNAARGTGDEPMLVLWPDDVFVAKIPRAQQLIAAYEQTGCPVLALMPMKREDSGRYGVPEVKEDLGDGLLRISRLLEKPEPEIAPSEYAAIGGYVVTPPIVEEIQVLTERWAQHQTGEVYLTDAINAYAATRAVYGQVIAGHWYDTGNPTDYLVAQFASALAHPEYGPVLRDMVRDHESRS; encoded by the coding sequence ATGACGCAGGCGATCCGAAGAGCCGTGATTCCCGCGGCCGGCATCGGCTCCCGCCTCCTGCCGCTCACCAAGGCCATCCCCAAGGAGATGCTGCCGGTCGGCGACCGGCCGGTGATCGAGCACACCGTCCGCGAACTGGTCGCATCCGGCATCACCGACATCACCATCGTGGTGTCCGGCGGCAAGGACCTCATCCAGCAGCACTTCCGGCCGAACCCGGCCCTGGTCGACCAGCTCCACGCGGAGAACAAGCACGCGTACGCCAAGGCCGTGCAGGACGTCGCGGAGCTGGCGCTCGCCGGCCACATCACGTACCTGGACCAGCAGGGTCCCTACGGCAACGGCACCCCCGTCCTGAACGCCGCGCGCGGCACCGGCGACGAGCCGATGCTCGTCCTGTGGCCCGACGACGTGTTCGTGGCCAAGATCCCGCGCGCCCAGCAGCTGATCGCCGCCTACGAGCAGACCGGCTGCCCGGTGTTGGCGTTGATGCCCATGAAGCGGGAGGACTCCGGGCGCTATGGAGTGCCCGAGGTGAAGGAGGACCTCGGCGACGGCCTCCTGCGGATCAGCAGGCTGCTGGAGAAGCCCGAACCCGAGATCGCGCCGTCGGAGTACGCGGCCATCGGCGGATACGTCGTCACGCCCCCGATCGTCGAGGAGATCCAGGTTCTGACAGAGCGCTGGGCCCAGCACCAGACCGGCGAGGTCTACCTGACCGACGCGATCAACGCCTACGCCGCCACCAGGGCCGTCTACGGCCAGGTCATCGCCGGCCACTGGTACGACACGGGCAACCCCACGGACTACCTGGTCGCGCAGTTCGCCTCCGCGCTCGCACACCCCGAATACGGGCCGGTGCTGCGGGATATGGTGCGCGACCACGAGAGCAGGTCGTAG
- a CDS encoding S9 family peptidase, producing MKPPVAARRDHERSRHGDVVNDPYAWLIDREDDEVLAYLKDENAFTEAGTADQAELRETIFQEIKSRTKETDLSVPTRKGDWWYYSRSVEGLQYSIHCRVAADGPTPPSLPEDGSALPGEHVLLDGNVLAEGHDFFSLGGFDISPDGRFLAYSFDFAGDERYTLKVRDLSTGEDLADEVENTYVSIAWSRDASTLFYTTINDSFRAYRVHRHVLGTPAAQDVIVLQEDDERFYVDVLLTRSERFLQITSRSEITSDVRLLDADDPAGSFQIVAPRRNGVEYSVEHWAHPGDPARDLLLVLHNADGKVDFEIASMPAAALGEHAAWTPLVAHRQGVRLNSVEAFAGHLVVGYRREGLTGLAVHPVDAATGTPAAQGTPIEFPEQVHSVGPDENDEYDTTRYRLGYTSMVTPQSVYDYDVATGELTLLKRKPVLGGYDPDDYVQERVWATADDGARVPVTLVHKKGVEADGSNPCVLYGYGSYETSIDPYFAIPRLSLLDRGFVYAIAHIRGGGEMGRQWYEDGKLLHKRNTFTDFIAAARHLVAAGWTTKDRLVARGASAGGLLMGAVANLAPDDFRAIVAGVPFVDALNTILDPDLPLTVMEWEEWGNPVEDPEVYAYMKGYSPYENIAEAQYPSILAITSLNDTRVGFHEPAKWIARLRAEAGGEQDFLLKTEMEAGHGGRSGRYSAWQEEAFKLAWIIGKAAGPAAG from the coding sequence ATGAAACCGCCAGTAGCTGCCCGCCGTGACCATGAGCGTTCCCGCCACGGCGATGTCGTCAACGATCCCTACGCCTGGCTGATCGACCGGGAAGACGACGAGGTGCTGGCCTACCTCAAGGACGAGAACGCCTTCACCGAGGCCGGGACCGCCGATCAGGCGGAGCTCCGCGAGACGATCTTCCAGGAGATCAAGTCCCGGACGAAGGAGACGGACTTGTCCGTCCCCACCCGCAAGGGCGACTGGTGGTACTACTCCCGCAGCGTCGAGGGGCTGCAGTACTCGATCCACTGCCGGGTCGCCGCCGACGGTCCGACGCCGCCCAGCCTCCCCGAGGACGGCTCCGCGCTGCCCGGCGAGCACGTCCTGCTCGACGGCAACGTGCTCGCCGAGGGGCACGACTTCTTCTCCCTCGGCGGATTCGACATCTCCCCGGACGGCAGGTTCCTGGCGTACTCCTTCGACTTCGCCGGCGACGAGCGCTACACGCTGAAGGTGCGCGATCTGTCCACCGGCGAGGACCTGGCCGACGAGGTCGAGAACACCTATGTCTCGATCGCCTGGTCGCGCGACGCCTCCACGCTCTTCTACACCACGATCAACGACTCCTTCCGCGCCTACCGCGTACACCGGCACGTGCTCGGGACGCCGGCCGCGCAGGACGTGATCGTCCTGCAGGAGGACGACGAGCGCTTCTACGTCGACGTCCTGCTCACCCGCAGCGAGCGGTTCCTGCAGATCACCAGCCGGTCGGAGATCACCAGCGACGTGCGGCTGCTGGACGCCGACGACCCGGCCGGGTCCTTTCAGATCGTCGCGCCGCGCCGCAACGGCGTCGAGTACTCGGTGGAGCACTGGGCCCATCCCGGCGACCCGGCGCGCGACCTGCTCCTCGTCCTGCACAACGCGGACGGCAAGGTGGACTTCGAAATCGCCTCGATGCCGGCTGCCGCCCTCGGCGAGCACGCGGCGTGGACCCCGCTCGTCGCGCACCGGCAGGGCGTCCGTCTGAACTCCGTCGAGGCCTTCGCCGGCCACCTCGTCGTCGGCTACCGCCGCGAGGGGCTCACCGGGCTCGCCGTCCATCCCGTCGACGCCGCCACCGGAACGCCGGCCGCGCAGGGCACGCCGATCGAGTTCCCCGAGCAGGTCCATTCGGTCGGCCCGGACGAGAACGACGAGTACGACACCACCCGCTACCGTCTGGGCTACACCTCGATGGTCACCCCGCAGAGCGTCTACGACTACGACGTCGCGACCGGCGAGCTGACGCTGCTCAAGCGCAAGCCGGTGCTCGGCGGCTACGACCCCGACGACTACGTGCAGGAACGCGTCTGGGCCACGGCGGACGACGGGGCGCGCGTCCCGGTGACGCTGGTGCACAAGAAGGGTGTCGAGGCGGACGGCTCGAATCCCTGCGTGCTGTACGGATACGGCTCGTACGAGACCTCCATCGACCCGTACTTCGCCATCCCGCGCCTGAGCCTGCTCGACCGCGGCTTCGTCTACGCGATCGCCCACATCCGCGGCGGCGGCGAGATGGGCCGCCAGTGGTACGAGGACGGCAAGCTCCTCCACAAGCGCAACACCTTCACCGACTTCATCGCCGCCGCCCGCCACCTGGTCGCCGCCGGCTGGACCACCAAGGACCGCCTCGTCGCCCGCGGCGCGAGCGCCGGCGGCCTGCTGATGGGCGCCGTCGCCAACCTCGCGCCGGACGACTTCCGCGCCATCGTCGCCGGGGTCCCGTTCGTGGACGCGCTGAACACGATCCTGGACCCGGACCTGCCGCTGACCGTCATGGAGTGGGAGGAGTGGGGCAACCCGGTGGAGGACCCCGAGGTCTACGCCTACATGAAGGGCTACAGCCCCTACGAGAACATCGCGGAGGCGCAGTACCCCTCGATCCTGGCCATCACCAGCCTCAACGACACCCGCGTCGGCTTCCACGAGCCGGCCAAGTGGATCGCGCGGCTGCGCGCCGAAGCCGGCGGCGAGCAGGACTTCCTGCTCAAGACCGAGATGGAGGCCGGGCACGGCGGACGCTCCGGGCGCTACAGCGCCTGGCAGGAGGAGGCGTTCAAACTGGCCTGGATCATCGGCAAGGCGGCGGGGCCGGCGGCGGGCTGA
- the cysC gene encoding adenylyl-sulfate kinase translates to MHVTGGTVWLTGLPSAGKSTIADAVAERLRAEGRRVEVLDGDEMRRVLSSGLGFSRADRDTNVERIGLVAELLSRNGVLTLVPVIAPYSAARDAVRLRHESCGLTFLEVYVATPLAVCRKRDVKGLYARSEAGELVGLTGVDDPYEPPERPDLVVETQHQSVEDSVTEVMTLLGKHGL, encoded by the coding sequence ATGCACGTCACCGGGGGCACCGTGTGGCTGACCGGACTCCCGAGCGCGGGCAAGAGCACGATCGCCGACGCCGTGGCCGAGCGACTGCGCGCCGAGGGGCGCCGGGTGGAGGTCCTGGACGGGGACGAGATGCGCCGGGTGCTCTCCTCCGGGCTCGGATTCAGCCGCGCCGACCGGGACACCAACGTCGAGCGCATCGGGCTGGTGGCGGAGCTCCTGTCCCGCAACGGGGTCCTCACCCTCGTCCCCGTCATCGCGCCCTACTCGGCCGCGCGCGACGCGGTGCGCCTCCGGCACGAGTCCTGCGGGCTCACCTTCCTTGAGGTGTATGTCGCCACCCCGCTGGCCGTGTGCAGGAAGCGGGATGTGAAGGGCCTTTACGCGCGCAGCGAGGCCGGTGAGCTCGTCGGGTTGACCGGGGTCGACGACCCCTATGAGCCGCCGGAGCGCCCGGATCTGGTCGTCGAGACCCAGCATCAGAGCGTTGAGGACTCCGTGACGGAAGTGATGACGCTGCTGGGCAAGCACGGACTGTAA
- a CDS encoding MFS transporter, with the protein MSTVARGSTGTGHRSLVPARMDRLPWSRFHWMVIVGLGVSWILDGLEIQIVSQAGYQSSLGLTTAEVGAVGSVYLAGEVVGALVFGRITDRLGRRKLFMITLGIYLVASGLAGFSWDLWSLLVLRFIAGTGIGGEYTAINSAIDELIPSHYRGRVDIAVNGTYWGGAALGAAANLFLLSDQVPQNIGWRIGFLIGPAIGVAIIFLRRHIPESPRWLMTHGRQEEAEQVVDDIEARVRAQGVRLEEVPDSQALEIVPEKSISYPQMAKVFFGQYPRRSILGFSMMVTQAFLYNAIFFTYALVLQHFYGVSKAHTSYYFFPFALGNLAGPLLLGNLFDTIGRRKMILLSYGFSGLLLLVSAFFFRAGVLNATTQTAFWCVTFFFASAGASSAYLTVSEIFPLELRAQAISFFFAISQGAGGVVAPFLFGHLIGGQNNPHPDRVPLFWGYVIGAVVMMIGGAVGWFLGVDAERQSLENVAPPISARGANSGAASAAAA; encoded by the coding sequence ATGAGTACCGTCGCGAGAGGATCGACCGGAACAGGCCATCGCAGCCTGGTGCCCGCGCGCATGGACCGGCTGCCGTGGAGCAGATTTCACTGGATGGTCATCGTCGGACTCGGCGTGTCTTGGATTCTGGACGGCCTGGAAATCCAGATCGTGTCCCAGGCCGGGTATCAGAGCTCGCTGGGCCTGACCACCGCCGAAGTCGGCGCGGTCGGCTCGGTGTATCTGGCCGGCGAGGTGGTCGGGGCCCTGGTCTTCGGCCGCATCACCGACCGGCTGGGACGCCGCAAGCTCTTCATGATCACCCTGGGCATCTACCTGGTCGCCAGCGGCCTGGCAGGCTTCTCCTGGGACCTGTGGTCGCTGCTGGTCCTGCGCTTCATCGCCGGCACCGGCATCGGCGGCGAATACACCGCCATCAACTCCGCCATCGACGAACTCATCCCCTCCCACTACCGCGGACGTGTCGACATCGCCGTGAACGGCACCTACTGGGGCGGTGCGGCACTGGGCGCCGCAGCGAACCTGTTCCTGCTGTCCGACCAGGTGCCGCAGAACATCGGCTGGCGGATCGGGTTCCTGATCGGCCCGGCGATCGGTGTGGCGATCATCTTCCTGCGACGCCACATCCCGGAGAGTCCCCGTTGGCTGATGACCCACGGCCGCCAGGAGGAGGCAGAGCAGGTCGTCGACGACATCGAGGCCCGGGTGCGGGCCCAGGGAGTGCGCCTGGAAGAGGTGCCGGACAGCCAGGCGCTGGAGATCGTCCCCGAGAAGAGCATCAGCTACCCGCAGATGGCGAAGGTGTTCTTCGGGCAGTACCCCCGGCGGTCGATCCTGGGCTTCTCGATGATGGTGACCCAGGCGTTCCTCTACAACGCGATCTTCTTCACCTACGCCCTGGTACTCCAGCACTTCTACGGCGTATCGAAGGCTCACACCAGCTACTACTTCTTCCCCTTCGCCCTGGGCAACCTGGCCGGGCCACTCCTGCTGGGGAACCTGTTCGACACCATCGGCCGGCGCAAGATGATCCTGCTGAGTTACGGGTTCTCCGGTTTGCTGCTGCTGGTGTCAGCCTTCTTCTTCCGCGCCGGCGTGCTGAACGCCACCACGCAGACGGCGTTCTGGTGCGTGACGTTCTTCTTCGCCTCCGCCGGCGCCTCCTCGGCCTATCTGACGGTCAGCGAGATCTTCCCGCTGGAACTTCGCGCGCAGGCGATTTCCTTCTTCTTCGCCATCTCCCAAGGCGCAGGCGGCGTCGTCGCCCCGTTCTTGTTCGGCCACCTCATCGGCGGCCAGAACAACCCGCATCCGGATCGCGTGCCGCTGTTCTGGGGCTACGTCATCGGGGCGGTGGTGATGATGATCGGCGGCGCGGTCGGCTGGTTCCTCGGGGTGGACGCCGAGCGTCAGTCGTTGGAGAACGTCGCACCGCCGATCTCGGCTCGCGGCGCGAACAGCGGTGCCGCGTCCGCGGCAGCCGCGTAG